CAGCACATGCACAAGGTACATATGAAGCGGAATTATCCTTACACGAAAACTTTTCGAAACGTCTTGGGGTGACAGAAGCAGAAAAGGCGTCATTCCAGGCAGCTCCGACCGCACACGCTTATACTTCCCACATGTATCGTGCGGTGTTGACAGGCGGATTGGGAGAAGTGATTGCAGCCCTGTTGCCTTGCTACTGGTTATATTATGAAATTGGTGAGAGATTAAAAGACTGCACGCCAGCAGAACCAATCTATCAGGAGTGGATTGCAGCATATGGTGGGGAATGGTTCAAGGAGCTTGTGGAAGAGCAGATCAATAGATTGGATGAATTGGCGGAAAAAGCAACAGAAGAAGAGAAAACGAGAATGCTTGAGTATTTCACCATCAGCAGTCAGTACGAATATTCCTTCTGGGAAATGGCCTACACTTTGGAGCAGTGGCCGGTATCTGAAGCAGTAGTGAAGGCTTAGGGGGGAATTATTATGAGCAAAGGATTAAAGCTTACGGATATATTGGTGACGGTTATTATTGCATTGGTATTCGGGATTGTTTATAAGATTTGGGCCCCGGTGTATAACGTCCTGGCTCCATTCGGTCTGCAGCTTCAAGAGCTGACGTATGGCATGTGGTTCATTGCCGCTACAGTTGCTTATCTCCTGATCAGAAAAGCCGGTGTCGCTTTCCTGGCAGAGGTGGCAGCCGCCTCAGGTGAGTTCCTGGTCGGGTCGGAATATGGATTGATGGTGTTGATATATGGGGTGATACAAGGTCTTTTTGCTGAAATGGTATTTATGGCTTTCCGCTATAAGAGGTTTGATGTGCTTGTAGCATCTCTTGCAGGGGCCGCAGCAGGTGTCGGCTCGCTTCTTTTGGATCTATTTAGAGGCTACCTGTTTGATTATGTATGGTGGAATGTGGCATTGCTGGTCTCTTTCCGCTTGATCGGCGCGATACTTTTAGCTGGAGTACTTGCTTATGTTTTAGTAAAAGCACTAGAAGCAACGGGAGTCACAAGCCTACTGAGACCGGTGAGCAAGGATGATTATGATTCCTTAAGGCAATAGGGAGGCAGAAATGAAACCCATCATAAAATTAAACAATTTAAGGCTCAAATACCCTGGTGGCAATAAGATTTTTAATGATTTGTCCCTTGAGGTCAAAAAAGGGGAAAAAGTATTGATTCTTGGACCCTCTGGAAGTGGGAAATCCACGCTCCTTCAAGTGTTCCCAGGAATTATTCCAAATGTGGTGGAAGTGCCGATGATTGTGGAAGACCAGCTTTTGCCCAATTCATGGGGGTATGTCTTCCAAGACCCTGATGCCCAGTTTTGTATGCCCTATGTAGATGAAGAACTTGCTTTTGTACTGGAAAACCTTTCAGTTCCAAGAGAGCAGATGAAAAGTAGAATTGCGGATGCCCTGGAAATGGTGGGATTGGAGTTGGCGAATCCCCGCTCAAAAATCCAGCAACTCTCAGGGGGGATGAAGCAGCGGCTTGCCATTGCCTCTGTCCTCCTGATGGAGCCAGACGTGCTCTTTTTGGATGAGCCGACAGCTTTACTAGATCCTGAAGGTACTAAGGATGTATGGGACACCATTAAGAAAGTGGCAGATGATAAAACTGTGATCATCGTGGAACATAAAGTGGAGCAGTTGCTCGACTTCGTGGAGAGGGTCATCGTGTTGGATGACGCTGGAAATATAATTGCTGATGGTAAGACGCAAGATGTCTTTAAAACCTCGCTTTCTCATTTAAACCAATATGGAATATGGTACCCGGGTGCTTGGGAGAATTATTTGAAAAACAGAAAACCCTTCTCCATGCTTAACATGGAGGCTGAAACGGTGTTAAAAGTGAACGGTCTTTCAGGCTATCGTGGTAAAGAGAAAAAGATTTATGTGGAGGAAGCGGAAATTCGTAAGGGGGAATGGATTTCCGTGATAGGGGAAAATGGGGCAGGGAAAAGCACATTGCTTGAATCGGTAATGAAGCTGATAAAGACAGAAGGTACCCTAGAAATCAATGGGGAAAAGGTCAAAAGAATCCCCACTGACCTAATCACCTTCGTTTTCCAGAACCCTGAATTCCAATTTGTGACCAAGTCCGTGGAAGCTGAATTAGCTTATTCACTGCGCTTGAGGAAAGTGGAACAAGAAACGGTAATGGAAAAAGTAGAAGAAATGCTGAAGCTTTTTCAGCTGGACTATGTGCGTCATCACCACCCTTACCAACTATCTGTTGGCCAAAAACGAAGGCTTAGCGTAGCGGCTGCAGTCATTCATCAGCCAAGTATTCTTCTATTAGACGAACCGACATTCGGCCAGGACAGCAGAAACACATTTGCCATGCTGGAATGGTTAGAAGCATTAAAGAATGCAGGTGTCTCAATCTTGATGGTCACACATGATGAGCACATCGTATCTGAGTTTTCGGATACCATTTGGACGATAAAAGATGGACAGCTTATCGATATGAGGAGTAAGGAGAGATTAAGAGGCAGGGGAGAAAAGGATGCAGTTGGAGCTTTATAAAAATAAATCATGGATGCATGATATTAATCCGAGCTTTAAACTATCAGGGATGGTCCTCCTCTTTATAGGTGTTCTGTTCATTCATAATATCAATGTGATGCTGAATTTAACAGGAGTTCTATTGTTGGTCTATCTTCTAATGACAGGCCAATCCTATAAACTGAAACTTTTATTACTGGTTCCATTTTTCTTTTTATTTTTCACTTCGGCGATCTCTATGGTCTTGTTTGGTAGAGGAGATACCATCTGGTTTGAATTTGGATTGATAAATGTCTCTGAGGAAAGTTTTTATCGTGGAGTTCACCTGGGTTTACGGTCACTGGCATTTGCTTTTTGCGGGTTGATTTTTGCCCTTACGACCCAGCCGGTATATTTATTTTATTCCTTGATGCAGCAATGGAAGCTGCCGCCGAAATTTGCTTATAGCTTTATGGCTGGTATCCGTCTATTGCCGTTAATTCTAGAAGAATTTCTCACCTTAAGAAAGGCGCTGATTGTTAGGGGAGTGGAACAGAAAGGCAGTTTGTTGAAAAAGGTGTACTTTTACAGCATTCCATTACTATCCCAGAGTATCAGGAGAGCGCACAGAATAGCAGTGGCCATGGAAGCGAAGCGTTTCAGTAATCATGATAATCGGACCTATTATTACCAGATGGGCTACTCCCGGAAGGATCCGTGGTTCGTGCTTTTAATCCTGTTGATGATTGCTTTGTCCCTTTATCTTGGCATAAGGCTACCCTATGTACCGGTAACAGATGTCAGATACAGCGGATAGTATGCATTTCTTTTGAAAATTAGGAATTGTGTGCTATACTGAAGCCATCAATTGAATAACTTGTAACACTAGGGGAGTCAATAGTGACTGAGATGGAAAGAGTAATTTCCAGACCCTTTGAACCTGATCTAGTTTGTACTAGCGTAGGGAAGTGGAAATGTTCTATCACTGTTGGCTTTACATACCACATATAGATGAAAACCCACTCTTTACGTTAAAGAGTGGGTTTTTTGTATTTTATAATGTTGCATTAGAATCCCCTGGTGATTTTAGTGCAAGGTGTGAGACTCCTGAGGGAGATAGCGGTAGGTTGAGACCCAACAGGCAAAGCGAGGCCACTGAAAAACCTAGTAACCTATCTTTTGGATAATTTATAGCTGTTGATTGGAGCAATAGGTTAAGACTCCTACGGGGGAGTAGCGACAATGTTGAGACCCCACAGGGCGTAGCCCGAGGAGGCTCAAGGTCGCCCCGTGGAAAGCGAAGCCGTTTGCGGAAATTAACAGCGGTGTCTTATAAAATCTAACTTCAAAGACTTTTTCAATGGCCACGGCAAAGCCGAGGAGGCTCAAGCACCGCCCCTAGGAAAGCGAACACCTGGAACGGAAATCAACAGGAGTTTGACGGATTTTTAAGATTTTTTAAAAAAGGGTGAGGATCTTTGCAATTACATCTTATTACAGATGGTAAAAAAACAAAGGAAGAGCTTGTTGCCATCTTGAGTGAAGTTCATGAGTCAGTGGATTTCATCCATGTAAGAGAAAAACATCGAAGTGCACAGGAAGTCTTTGAACTGGTAGATGAACTGATAAGATCTGGGGTCCAGCCAGGGAAAGTCATTATAAACGACCGTGTCGATGTTGCCCATGTGCTTCATGTCGGAGGCGTACAAGTGGCCTATCACAGTCTTGGAGTTTCAGAGATTCGCAGAAATTTTCCCGAATTAAGGATCGGTAAGTCGGTACATAGTTACGAAGAGGCCATACAGGCAGAAATAGATGGGGCTGATTTTATTCTATTTGGCCATATTTATTCGACCTCTTCCAAGGAGGGGTTGGTACCTAAAGGTCTGATGGAATTAAAAAAGTTAACTAAATCCTTGAAGGTACCCGTCATTGCCATAGGCGGAATAAGTCCTGACAAACTTCAGGAGTTAAGAGCTTCTGGAGCGGCAGGGATCGCGGTCATGTCCGGAATCATGGATGCAAAAGATAATGTTCGTGCAGCGAAAGCCTTTCAAGCAGCATTGCTTGCCGAAAAGGAGGAGATTGGATGAATAAAATCTATGACGTAATTATTATCGGTGGTGGTGTCAACGGCTGTTCCATTGCGTACTATCTTGCCGGTGAAGGAAGAAGTGTATTGCTTTTGGAAAGGGAAAAGTTGGCGGGTAAGGCATCGAGTGCAGCTGCCGGCATGCTTGGAGCACAAGTGGAAGTGACGGAAGAAGGAGCACTTTTTGATATCGCCAAGGAAAGTAGGGCGATGTTTCCCTCTCTTCAATACGAATTGAAAGAGCACTCGGGAATCGACATAGAACTTGTGCAGAAAGGAATGCTGAAGCTTGCCATGAATGAGGAAGAGGCACGGCATCTAAAAAGCACGATAGACTTTCAACAGAAGTTAGGGGAACGGGCAGAGTGGCTTGCCCCAGAACAAGTAAAGAAAAGGGAGGGGCAATTATCGGATGCACTGGTAGGGGCTATGGATATTCCAATGGATGGGCATGTGAACCCAGAACGCCTTACTCATGCATTTGCAAAATCGGCAGTCAATCTTGGAGCGGAAGTGAAAGAGTATGTAGAGGTGTACTCGCTACTGATGGATGGGAGTAACGTTAAAGGTGTCGAAACTAGCAACGGAACGTTTCATGGAGAAAATGTAGTCGTTGCTGCAGGAGCCTGGAGTAAAAGGGTGCTTGGGGAGTGCGGCGTGACAGTTCCCGCATATCCGGTAAAAGGGGAGTGCTTCTCTGTCATCACAGACCGCCCATTGCTCGCAAGTACTATTTTTACAGAAAGCTGTTATCTTGTTCCGAAAAGTGGAAACAGGCTGGTTATCGGAGCCACGATGATCCCTGATACTTTTTCCGAGAATGTTACGGTAGGTGGGCTTTTTCAGTTAATGGGGGAAGCTGCCAGAGTGCTTCCGGCTTTGAAGAGTGCTACATTTGAGAGGTCTTGGTCAGGTATACGCCCGCAAACGGGGGATAGTCTTCCTTATCTGGGGCAGCATCCGAAATATAAGAATCTTGTCATCGCTACTGGACATTATCGAAATGGAATCCTACTATCCCCTATCACAGGAAAACATGTAACAAAAATGATTCATGGTGAGCCCATGCCTGTTTATATAGAAGCATTCAAGTTAGATAGATTAAAAGAATATGCAAGGGGTGAGTAGTTTGAAACTAATCATTAATGGTGACCCTATTGAAATTCCAGATTCAGTGAAGACCGTATCTGAACTGTTAGAGCATTTTCAACTGGATCAGAAGGTAGTCATAGTGGAAAAGAACAAAGAGATTCTGCAAAAGGAACATCATGTGGCAGAGAACGTGCAAGATGGAGATCAATTCGAATTAGTACATTTCGTAGGAGGCGGTTAATATGTTAAAAGTTGGTTCATATTCATTTAATTCCAGGTTGTTGTTAGGAACAGGGAAGTACCCAGACTTTGATATTCAAAAGCAGGCGGTGGATGTTTCAGAATCGGAAATCCTGACATTCGCTGTTAGAAGAATGAACATCTTTGAAGCAAGTCAGCCAAACTTTCTGGAAAAATTAGATTTGGAGAAATACACATTGTTACCGAACACAGCAGGTGCTAAAACGGCCGAAGAAGCTGTAAGAATTGCTAAGCTTGCGAAGGCTTCAGGGCTTTGCGATATGATTAAGGTGGAAGTAATTGGTTGTTGGAAAACACTATTGCCAGATCCGGTCGAAACGTTGAAGGCAACGGAAGAACTTTTAAAAGAAGGATTTACGGTGCTCCCTTATACTTCAGATGATGTAGTGCTTGCTAGAAAACTAGAAGAGCTTGGAGCCCACGCCATCATGCCAGGTGCCTCCCCAATCGGTTCCGGACAAGGAATCATTAACGAATTAAATTTAGGCTTTATTATTGAACAGTCCAATGTACCGGTTATCGTGGATGCAGGAATCGGTTCACCAGCAGATGCTGCGAAGGCGATGGAATTGGGAGCAGATGGAGTGCTATTGAATACGGCTGTTTCAGCAGCAAAAGATCCCGTGAAAATGGCAGAGGCTATGAAACTTGCAATTGAAGCTGGGCGTCTCGGTTATGAGGCTGGAAGAATGGAAAAGAAACGTTATGCGACAGCCAGCAGCCCAAGTGAAGGAATGAGTGTGGGATAATGGATCGATATTCACGTCAAACTCTTTTCGCACCGATTGGAGTGGACGGTCAAAAAACCATCGGTGAGAAACACGTGTTGCTCATCGGTGCTGGGGCATTGGGCACGGGAAATGCAGAGGCGCTGGTAAGAGCTGGAGTAGGAAAGATCACGATCATAGACAGGGATTATGTGGAGTGGAGCAACCTTCAACGTCAACAGCTTTATTGCGAAAAGGATGCACGTGAAAAGCTGCCAAAAGCGGTGGCAGCTAAGGATCGGCTACACCTGATCAATTCGGAAGTGGAAATAAATGCACATATTGCCGATGTAACGGCAGATATGTTGGATGCGCTAGTGAAAAAAGAGAAGTTCGACCTATTGCTTGATGCAACCGATAACTTTGATATCCGCATGATTATGAATGATATAAGTCAAAAGCATAGTGTTCCTTGGATATATGGAGCATGTGTGGGGAGCTATGGTATTTCCTTTACGGTTTTTCCAGGCGAAAGCCCCTGCTTGCAGTGTTTGTTAAAAACCGTACCACTGGGAGGAGCAACCTGCGATACGGTCGGAATCATTGCCCCAGCTGTGGGGATGGTGGTCGCCCATCAAGTTACAGATGCGTTGAAAATCCTTTCTGGGAACGGAAGGGAGTGCAATCGCAAGCTCGTTTCCTTTGACATGTGGAAGGGGCAGTATGTCTCCTTAAATGTAGCGGGATTGAAGAACCCCGAGTGTTTAAGTTGTGGAGAAAATAAGACGTATCCATATCTGTCTTTTGAAAACCAGACGAAAACGGCAGTCTTATGCGGAAGGGATTCTGTGCAGATAAGGCCGGTGGAAACAATGTCAGGAGGAAGAGATTTGGGGGTTCTTAAGGAGCTTTTAATAACTCAGGGAATAAACGTGGAATCTAACCCTTACTTGATGTCCTTTCAAGTTGAAGGAAATCGTTTGGTAGCTTTCCAAGACGGTAGAGTGCTAGTTCATGGAACAAAAGATATTGCTAGAGCGAAAACTTTGTATCACCAATATTTAGGATAAGGGACTGAGAAACCTATGGTAGCAAAAGTATTAACAATTGCAGGTTCCGATAGTGGCGGAGGGGCCGGCATCCAGGCAGATATTAAAACGTTCCAGGAGCTGGATGTGTATGGGATGTCTGCCATCACAGCCTTAACCGCCCAAAACACATTAGGGGTTCAAAGCGTCTATCCGATCCCCGTTGACATGGTATTGGAACAATTGCATTCCATTGCAATAGATTTAAGCCCTGATGCGTTAAAGACTGGAATGCTTTTCAGCGGGGTCATCATAGAATCGGTAGCTGACAAGATCAAAGAATATGGCTGGGGAAATGTAGTGGTGGATCCTGTAATGATAGCAAAAGGCGGGGCAAGACTTTTGCAGAAGGATGCCATCAAAGCTATCCGCGAAAAACTCTTACCACTTGCGACTGTAACTACGCCGAATATTCCTGAAGCAGAGGTGCTGACGGAAATGAACTTGGATACAATGAACAGGAGGAAGGAAGCGGCCCGAATGCTTCATAAACTTGGAGCCTCTCATGTAGTCATCAAAGGCGGACATGGGGAAGGGGACGAGTTAGTTGACCTTGTTTATGATGGCAGTAGCTTTTTGGAGTTGAAAAGCAAGCGCGTTGACACAACACATACCCATGGAACAGGCTGTACGTTCGCTGCGGCTATTGCGGCTGGACTTGCTAAGGGGTGTACAGCAGAGGATGCCATCGTGACGGCTAAACGATTTATTCATCTTGCCATTGAGGTAGAGCTTGGTATTGGAAGTGGTCATGGCCCTACCAATCATTGGGCATACCGAAAAGCAGGTGTTGGGGTATGAAGAGGGAGTGGCTGAACCTATATTTTGTGATGGGGAGTACTGATTGTGATGGTCGCGATCCTAGGGTTGTGCTGCAGGAAGCAATCAATGGAGGTGTAAGTTTTTTTCAGTTTCGTGAAAAAGGGCGTGGTGCCAAGGTAGGGATGGAAAAAAAGAAGCTTGCACGGGAGCTTAAGGAAATCTGTAAGAGGCATGATATCCCATTTATTGTGAATGATGACATTGAATTAGCTTTGGAGGTTGAAGCAGATGGTGTGCATATTGGGCAGGAAGATACACCTTTTTCAATGGTAGCGGAACGTCTAACACCTGAGATGATTATCGGTGTATCATGTCACACGGTGGAAGAGGCTGCAGCGGCTGTGGATGATGGGGCAGATTACATTGGAGTAGGTCCCATGTACTTTACTACGACCAAAAAAGACATCAGGGAAGTAAAGGGGCCGGAGGTAATCAGGGAGATTAGGCATGCTGGATTGACGGTTCCGATTGTAGGAATTGGCGGCATCGATGCGGGAAACGCTTTGGATGTGTTAGAGGCTGGAGCAGATGGAGTTGCGGTGATTTCTGCCATCTCAAAAGCGGTATCGGCTTTTGAAGCAGCGGAAGAGTTTTGTCGTATTCACAACATTGTCACAAAATAATCACTAATTCTTCCAATTAATGATATAATAAAATCACCATTTACTTTATAACATGTTTGCATTTATTCCCCTGCTCTTAAATTAGAGTGGGGGTTTTTTTTTGATCAAAATGCAACGCCATCAAAAAAGAGCCTGCCGCACAAAAGCAGCAAGCTCCAAAATTTATTATTTTACAACCGCTGCTTCTTCCTTCTTCATATCAATAGAGGGTCCGAAAAACTCGTATCTGATATTTTCCTCACCGACTCCAAGTTTTCCAAGCATCGAGATAACGTACTTCATGAATGGAACAGGTCCACACACATAATACAGAGCGTCTTTATCGATGTTTAATGCCTTTAACATGTTTTCTGTGATGAAACCTTGTTCATGAAAAGCTCCTAATCTTACATCCTCATCTGATGGATTTTCATAAACAAATAATTTTTTCCCATTCTCCATTATTTCAATGGTTTCTCTGACTTCATCTTTAAATGCATGTACAGAGCCATTTCTCGCAGCATGAATAAAAGTGGTTGGTCTTGCCGGTTGTTCTTTGGCAATGGTCTTTAACATACTTAGCATTGGTGTGATTCCAACTCCACCGCTTATTAGGTAAACAGATGTGCCTA
This window of the Sutcliffiella horikoshii genome carries:
- the thiD gene encoding bifunctional hydroxymethylpyrimidine kinase/phosphomethylpyrimidine kinase is translated as MVAKVLTIAGSDSGGGAGIQADIKTFQELDVYGMSAITALTAQNTLGVQSVYPIPVDMVLEQLHSIAIDLSPDALKTGMLFSGVIIESVADKIKEYGWGNVVVDPVMIAKGGARLLQKDAIKAIREKLLPLATVTTPNIPEAEVLTEMNLDTMNRRKEAARMLHKLGASHVVIKGGHGEGDELVDLVYDGSSFLELKSKRVDTTHTHGTGCTFAAAIAAGLAKGCTAEDAIVTAKRFIHLAIEVELGIGSGHGPTNHWAYRKAGVGV
- a CDS encoding ABC transporter ATP-binding protein — translated: MKPIIKLNNLRLKYPGGNKIFNDLSLEVKKGEKVLILGPSGSGKSTLLQVFPGIIPNVVEVPMIVEDQLLPNSWGYVFQDPDAQFCMPYVDEELAFVLENLSVPREQMKSRIADALEMVGLELANPRSKIQQLSGGMKQRLAIASVLLMEPDVLFLDEPTALLDPEGTKDVWDTIKKVADDKTVIIVEHKVEQLLDFVERVIVLDDAGNIIADGKTQDVFKTSLSHLNQYGIWYPGAWENYLKNRKPFSMLNMEAETVLKVNGLSGYRGKEKKIYVEEAEIRKGEWISVIGENGAGKSTLLESVMKLIKTEGTLEINGEKVKRIPTDLITFVFQNPEFQFVTKSVEAELAYSLRLRKVEQETVMEKVEEMLKLFQLDYVRHHHPYQLSVGQKRRLSVAAAVIHQPSILLLDEPTFGQDSRNTFAMLEWLEALKNAGVSILMVTHDEHIVSEFSDTIWTIKDGQLIDMRSKERLRGRGEKDAVGAL
- the thiO gene encoding glycine oxidase ThiO, with the protein product MNKIYDVIIIGGGVNGCSIAYYLAGEGRSVLLLEREKLAGKASSAAAGMLGAQVEVTEEGALFDIAKESRAMFPSLQYELKEHSGIDIELVQKGMLKLAMNEEEARHLKSTIDFQQKLGERAEWLAPEQVKKREGQLSDALVGAMDIPMDGHVNPERLTHAFAKSAVNLGAEVKEYVEVYSLLMDGSNVKGVETSNGTFHGENVVVAAGAWSKRVLGECGVTVPAYPVKGECFSVITDRPLLASTIFTESCYLVPKSGNRLVIGATMIPDTFSENVTVGGLFQLMGEAARVLPALKSATFERSWSGIRPQTGDSLPYLGQHPKYKNLVIATGHYRNGILLSPITGKHVTKMIHGEPMPVYIEAFKLDRLKEYARGE
- the thiS gene encoding sulfur carrier protein ThiS is translated as MSSLKLIINGDPIEIPDSVKTVSELLEHFQLDQKVVIVEKNKEILQKEHHVAENVQDGDQFELVHFVGGG
- a CDS encoding thiazole biosynthesis adenylyltransferase ThiF, with amino-acid sequence MMDRYSRQTLFAPIGVDGQKTIGEKHVLLIGAGALGTGNAEALVRAGVGKITIIDRDYVEWSNLQRQQLYCEKDAREKLPKAVAAKDRLHLINSEVEINAHIADVTADMLDALVKKEKFDLLLDATDNFDIRMIMNDISQKHSVPWIYGACVGSYGISFTVFPGESPCLQCLLKTVPLGGATCDTVGIIAPAVGMVVAHQVTDALKILSGNGRECNRKLVSFDMWKGQYVSLNVAGLKNPECLSCGENKTYPYLSFENQTKTAVLCGRDSVQIRPVETMSGGRDLGVLKELLITQGINVESNPYLMSFQVEGNRLVAFQDGRVLVHGTKDIARAKTLYHQYLG
- the thiE gene encoding thiamine phosphate synthase produces the protein MKREWLNLYFVMGSTDCDGRDPRVVLQEAINGGVSFFQFREKGRGAKVGMEKKKLARELKEICKRHDIPFIVNDDIELALEVEADGVHIGQEDTPFSMVAERLTPEMIIGVSCHTVEEAAAAVDDGADYIGVGPMYFTTTKKDIREVKGPEVIREIRHAGLTVPIVGIGGIDAGNALDVLEAGADGVAVISAISKAVSAFEAAEEFCRIHNIVTK
- a CDS encoding energy-coupling factor transporter transmembrane component T family protein; translation: MQLELYKNKSWMHDINPSFKLSGMVLLFIGVLFIHNINVMLNLTGVLLLVYLLMTGQSYKLKLLLLVPFFFLFFTSAISMVLFGRGDTIWFEFGLINVSEESFYRGVHLGLRSLAFAFCGLIFALTTQPVYLFYSLMQQWKLPPKFAYSFMAGIRLLPLILEEFLTLRKALIVRGVEQKGSLLKKVYFYSIPLLSQSIRRAHRIAVAMEAKRFSNHDNRTYYYQMGYSRKDPWFVLLILLMIALSLYLGIRLPYVPVTDVRYSG
- the tenI gene encoding thiazole tautomerase TenI, with product MQLHLITDGKKTKEELVAILSEVHESVDFIHVREKHRSAQEVFELVDELIRSGVQPGKVIINDRVDVAHVLHVGGVQVAYHSLGVSEIRRNFPELRIGKSVHSYEEAIQAEIDGADFILFGHIYSTSSKEGLVPKGLMELKKLTKSLKVPVIAIGGISPDKLQELRASGAAGIAVMSGIMDAKDNVRAAKAFQAALLAEKEEIG
- a CDS encoding ECF transporter S component, with product MSKGLKLTDILVTVIIALVFGIVYKIWAPVYNVLAPFGLQLQELTYGMWFIAATVAYLLIRKAGVAFLAEVAAASGEFLVGSEYGLMVLIYGVIQGLFAEMVFMAFRYKRFDVLVASLAGAAAGVGSLLLDLFRGYLFDYVWWNVALLVSFRLIGAILLAGVLAYVLVKALEATGVTSLLRPVSKDDYDSLRQ
- the tenA gene encoding thiaminase II, whose protein sequence is MKFSQLVRKKADHIWEASFHHPFVKGIADGTLSLESFKYYVLQDAYYLSHFAKVQAYAGAKAFDLQTTARLAAHAQGTYEAELSLHENFSKRLGVTEAEKASFQAAPTAHAYTSHMYRAVLTGGLGEVIAALLPCYWLYYEIGERLKDCTPAEPIYQEWIAAYGGEWFKELVEEQINRLDELAEKATEEEKTRMLEYFTISSQYEYSFWEMAYTLEQWPVSEAVVKA
- a CDS encoding thiazole synthase; this translates as MLKVGSYSFNSRLLLGTGKYPDFDIQKQAVDVSESEILTFAVRRMNIFEASQPNFLEKLDLEKYTLLPNTAGAKTAEEAVRIAKLAKASGLCDMIKVEVIGCWKTLLPDPVETLKATEELLKEGFTVLPYTSDDVVLARKLEELGAHAIMPGASPIGSGQGIINELNLGFIIEQSNVPVIVDAGIGSPADAAKAMELGADGVLLNTAVSAAKDPVKMAEAMKLAIEAGRLGYEAGRMEKKRYATASSPSEGMSVG